tttaattatttctttattcaaaaataaatctaaattagtttgttaattaattttaattagtaattaattattttaattagtcaattaatttaaatattaattgattaattaatttaattaattattaattgattttaattgattaattatttggatttaattaatcctttttgatttaaaaattccgaaaaatagtttcgagctttaaaatatttttccaaattattttcaaggctcgataattgttatgaatgatttcaagcccaatttcaagtatttgggacttgattatttatccgaaaagtgattcttttatcgattttaattccgaaaaatgtttaaaaattccagaaaattcccgaaaaatcatttttaacccaagagttGATTTGACATAAATTggggtgggaaaccttatgtgctATATGAAGATTACTATCTatttgatgtgttatgtgccgatagagAGTAAGAAAACAGTTTTGttcataacttttgactcgtaATTCAGAATGGAGTGAAACGAAAAAGGGattaaagcttataaagtctattttaatgTGACATAGTAATATGGTGGAGTatagaatgtgaataattgttgttaaatgtgtagaatatgattatatgtgatTTAATTGCTATTAATTGAGATTGCATGGACTATCTGGTTGTTCTAGTATTACATAAATGTGATAAATGATTGaatgacatagtgtcgtgtCTTGATAAATATCGGATAAAAGCATATGAATTATAGTGATTGGATgtggttggttgattgttgattgagataggataacaggtggatagtctaataaatagacgagacgatgtcagattttcgataagatttatatgatatttaattgataatatgttatgtggaatatgattagactatatggtagagtcaaagcatgattatgtgttaagtgatatttgatgagttTAAAGGGTTGTATAAGTGAGTATcggtatacgtgatatgtatatgcgatatattatttagtgactatagtattatcttattctcgttaaggatttggacgagacgtgtatgcccgaagacgttcagaaagtCACGTGGGgttacaaagcgaataagggatgaatcgagtaagcgaagcgaagtggcgaatagagtatagctagagatggtctagagattacgagatgcatagattgtgaaagttgaaagatgagatagagatgtgagattggagtcagatttaaggcaagtatcctaaacctttctcttggatatattgcaaatattctgatccattcctttggtatatgtttcaagtattcatacctttcttttcaatgttcgaaagtgcgagtattctgaaccattctttctaatcttcaagtttctaaagaatttccgttttacaaattaatttgaagttcagattgtcattgaagcatgtgttgctcagtgatagttagagctttgaatgaattgggatcttcttgattattcaacccgccattgtcatgctggtttagcaggctaaattcagttgcttagccgataatggaggatactgaatagttgaggatttcctgaactgtgatttatgaaatgatggatcatgatttatgaatagattattatcaaagtttgaattgaaattattctgttgttgatgatatttatgatgatgttctgttaatttacattggcttcttgaattgaattagagaattggattattgtttttatataaacctgtggaccagattcgtggtcatgtaaggccaatgagtgccttggatccagtgatagagcatggcggggcctgctcggggttagtgcggaactgatcagctgcctaaccttggttttaattaaaatgtgatagtccaattcaataattctttggaaagattgaatttctcagtttaaatgctgcaaggtattgtaaatcattctatacaataccatgaactcatgaactcaggttgaatcctcttatatcttgaactcgtgaacttctattatatcatttcagaactatcattgtttattattacttgctgagcattgttgctcacccttgctattcctttctaaccatttcagaaaggcttaaagatgagatgattgattgagattgtgagtaaggctaatgctaggcgaggagacagagttgaggatccagtggtcgaggagtgttcaggaaagttgatgaggttggtgcaagctggaatagttgacagtgattcttcttatcgaagatgatctgatttggtaagagatgttgtgtaataatagtggtagattctaatttcaatactgtaacctggatgcgatcctgttgcttttagggggtttaaatgttctctttcgaatcagttattaaagtttaaatgttctcttgaaattctcctattatggctttcaagtttgaaattcaggttttgaaatcattcgatttatgttctcattcaaatcttttattaaatgttttcaggttttaaattctctgattttattatctaaaaataaaaaaataaaaaaaaaaatttacaggtTTTcgaaagtgttttaaaaaggtttttatgtggtgacgtcagaatccaggcccccggattctcggaccGTCACAGTTACAGATAGGTAGCTTAGTAAGTAAGTTTTACATTTCTTCTCTCCATAGCTTGTAATCAAACACTCTAGTATAATGAAGCTTTTAGTTTGTTCTTCAATGGAGTTCATTTACTCTGATAACATGGTATTAGAGCCACTCGATCTCACTGTATAGCTCGTCACGTAAGATCACTCTTCTTTCTAGTCTTTCATCTAGTTCTTGGCTTGCATCTTGTTTCTCATCGCTCGATCACAATTCTCTCGATTTTCTCGATCTATTTGCCCTAATTCTCTCGATTTCAATACTTCTCTATTGATTCACTATGGAATTAACTCAAGATCCTAATAGCGTCTATTATCTTCGTCAGTCTGATAATACTGGCATGAAACTTGTCACAACTCCTTTTAATGGAAGCTCTTATGCAAACTGGAAGCGATCTATATTTATAGGTCTCACTGCTAAGAACAAAATGTGTTTCATCGATGGATCTCTTCTCGAACCTGATCGTCTTGATAACGCTTACAAGTCCTGGTGTCGCTGTAATAGCATGATCATCGGCTGGTTGATCACTGCTTTGGAACCTCCAATTGCTGCTAGTATCTTGTATGTTGACACTGCAAGAGATATTTGGATCGATTTGGAGGAACGATTTGGACAAGTCTCTTCTGCACAGATCTATGCTTTGGTACAAGAAATTTCACAGGTTTCTCAAGAGAATATTTCTCTATCTGATTACTACACTCAACTGAAGAAGGTTTGGGATGAAATTGACAATTTGAAGCCACTGCCTACTTATGAATGTGCTAATTGCACTTGCAATCTCACACAGAAAGTGCTCAAATTACAACAGGATCAACGCCTGATGGTGTTTCTCATGAAAATGTGTGGAGATTTTGCTAATGTTCGATCTCATATCTTGATGATGGAGATTTTGCCTACTCTGCCTCAGGCCTACAGGAtgctgttacaggaacaaaggCACAAAGAAATCTCGAGGATCATTACCCCTACTGACTCTACTGCATTTGCTTTTGACAAAAATCAGGGTTATAATCGACAACAGACTGGATTCCAAGCCAAATCTCGTTTCAAAACTCTGCTATGACTGGAAAACCTAGGAAGTACTATTTCTGTGATCACTGCAAGATCCCAGGGCATAGCAAGGAAAGATGCTTCAAGCTCCATGGTTATCCACCTGGTTTTAAGCCATCTCAGCCAAGAAAATTTGCAGCTGCTTGTACTGTTACTGATGATCCTAAAACTCAGGAAGACTGCAATCCTGTGAAACAATTGTGTGGTGACAAAGACTCACAGTCTGCATCTGCTGCAGCTGGTCCTTCTGGCTCTCAAAACATCTCTGTGGATCAGTACAACCATCTCATGACAATGCTGGCACATAACAGCATTGGTGATCAGGAGCCTTATTCTGGAAATGCTCCTTACTCTGGAAATGCTCTCTTAGCAGGTAACTATTGCCTGTTTTCTGCTCTTCACACCAATAATTGGATTATTGATAGTGGTGCATCTGATCACATGTGTTCATCCCTTTCTTATTTTCACACCTATAAGGAACTGCATACAGATAATCAGATTACTATTCCTGATGGTACCAAACTTAAGGTCACTCACATAGGAAATATAAAACTCAACAATTATATTGAGTTGATTGATGTGCTATATGCTCCAACTTTTAAGTTCAATCTGATTTCTGTGCACAAATTGTGTCAAACTCAATCTTACTCTGTTCATTTTACTTCTGAGTTTTGTACTCTTCAGGCGCCTTCAAGGACCCAACCAATAATTCTTGGTAGGATGTCTCAAAGCCTCTATTTTGCTGATGGAACTCTGTTTCACACTTCCACAAATAAATCTCCACTCTCCACTACTCCATGTCTGTTATCTGATAACAAGACTACTTTTGTTTCTGTTGCTAGTAATGTTGTTAGTTAAATGCTTGATGAAGCAAAACTATTTCATCTAAGACTTGGTCATATTTCTTATCAGAAGTTGCATTGTATTGATACT
This genomic window from Daucus carota subsp. sativus chromosome 7, DH1 v3.0, whole genome shotgun sequence contains:
- the LOC108194863 gene encoding uncharacterized protein LOC108194863; translation: MELTQDPNSVYYLRQSDNTGMKLVTTPFNGSSYANWKRSIFIGLTAKNKMCFIDGSLLEPDRLDNAYKSWCRCNSMIIGWLITALEPPIAASILYVDTARDIWIDLEERFGQVSSAQIYALVQEISQVSQENISLSDYYTQLKKVWDEIDNLKPLPTYECANCTCNLTQKVLKLQQDQRLMVFLMKMCGDFANVRSHILMMEILPTLPQAYRMLLQEQRHKEISRIITPTDSTAFAFDKNQGYNRQQTGFQAKSRFKTLL